In a single window of the Gossypium hirsutum isolate 1008001.06 chromosome D02, Gossypium_hirsutum_v2.1, whole genome shotgun sequence genome:
- the LOC121214804 gene encoding 3-isopropylmalate dehydratase small subunit 1 — MAASLTRISYSSAFTFSASKTSVFSPSLFASSIKVPTFSPLTAKLLWSTFAPHAAHAISFTTHATSTPASVLDTSTKTFHGLCYVVGDNIDTDQIIPAEYLTLVPSNPAEYEKLGSYALIGLLSSYATRFIEPNETKTKYSIVIGGANFGCGSSREHAPVALGAAGAKAVVAESYARIFFRNSVATGEVYPLESEARICEECKTGDVVTIELWESRLINHSTGKEYKLKSIGDAGPVIEAGGIFAYARKTGMIPSQSN; from the coding sequence ATGGCTGCCTCTTTGACTCGCATTTCGTACTCATCTGCCTTCACCTTCTCAGCATCAAAAACCTCAGTTTTCTCTCCTTCTCTATTCGCTTCCTCCATCAAAGTCCCCACCTTTTCCCCTTTGACTGCCAAACTCCTCTGGTCCACCTTCGCCCCACATGCAGCACATGCGATCAGTTTCACAACACATGCCACCTCGACACCTGCTTCTGTTCTGGACACCTCAACAAAAACCTTCCATGGCCTTTGTTATGTGGTTGGGGATAATATCGACACTGATCAAATAATCCCTGCTGAATACCTTACATTGGTTCCCTCAAACCCGGCTGAGTATGAGAAATTGGGCTCATACGCTCTTATCGGCCTCCTTTCATCATATGCTACTCGTTTTATTGAACCGAATGAGACTAAGACAAAATACTCGATCGTGATCGGTGGTGCTAACTTTGGTTGCGGGTCCTCTCGCGAGCATGCACCGGTTGCACTTGGGGCAGCAGGGGCAAAGGCAGTCGTGGCTGAATCTTATGCTAGGATATTTTTTAGGAATTCTGTTGCAACCGGGGAAGTTTATCCATTAGAATCAGAAGCAAGAATATGTGAGGAATGCAAGACTGGGGATGTGGTGACGATAGAGTTGTGGGAGAGTCGTTTGATCAACCATTCCACCGGGAAAGAGTATAAATTGAAGTCCATTGGGGATGCAGGGCCAGTCATTGAAGCTGGAGGAATCTTTGCGTATGCAAGAAAAACAGGAATGATTCCATCTCAGTCAAACTAA
- the LOC107888129 gene encoding ankyrin repeat domain-containing protein 2A, which yields MASNLQKESTSSDEKSTLTTESKSSNPETSTAENKTSSTGPSQPAQAGASPTTMPGFVPPNPFDFSAMSGLLNDPSIKELAEQIAKDPSFTQMAERLTKTFQGAATEDSMPQFDPQQYYSTMQQVMQNPQFMTMAERLGNALMQDPAMSSMLDSFTNPQHKDQIEQRMALIKEDPSLKHILDEIETGGPAAMMKYWNDKDVLKKLGEAMGLAVSGDAATSADNSAADEGDEVGNEDESIVHNCASVGDVEGLKAALASGADKDEEDSEGRTALHFACGYGEVKCAQVLIEAGAKVDALDKNKNTALHYAAGYGRKDCVALLLENGAAVTLQNMDGKTAIDVAKLNNQHEVLKLLEKDAFL from the exons ATGGCTTCCAATTTGCAGAAGGAATCCACTTCTTCCG ATGAGAAATCGACTTTGACAACGGAGAGCAAAAGTTCTAACCCAGAAACATCCACCGCCGAGAACAAAACTTCTTCCACTGGGCCGTCTCAACCAGCACAGGCTGGAGCTTCCCCTACCACTATGCCTGGGTTTGTGCCACCCAATCCTTTTGATTTCTCAGCCATGAGTGGCCTTCTTAAT GATCCAAGCATCAAGGAACTAGCTGAGCAGATAGCTAAAGATCCTTCATTCACCCAAATGGCAGAACGGCTCACTAAGACATTTCAAGGGGCAGCAACTGAAGATAGTATGCCGCAGTTTGATCCACAGCAGTACTATTCAACTATGCAACAGGTTATGCAGAACCCCCAGTTTATGACCATGGCTGAGCGCCTTGGTAATGCACTAATGCAG GATCCAGCTATGTCTAGCATGCTTGACAGTTTCACTAATCCTCAACACAAAGACCAGATTGAGCAAAGGATGGCACTTATCAAAGAAGATCCATCACTGAAGCATATTCTAGATGAAATAGAGACTGGTGGTCCTGCAGCAATGATGAA GTATTGGAATGATAAAGATGTTCTGAAGAAGTTGGGTGAAGCAATGGGTCTTGCAGTTTCAGGGGATGCAGCCACTTCTGCCGACAACTCTGCGGCAGATGAAGGTGATGAAGTAGGAAATGAGGATGAATCAATTGTACACAATTGTGCTAGTGTTGGTGATGTTGAG GGTCTGAAAGCTGCACTAGCCTCTGGTGCCGACAAGGATGAAGAAGATTCAGAGGGAAGAACAGCATTGCATTTTGCATGTGGATATGGCGAG GTGAAATGTGCCCAAGTCCTTATTGAAGCTGGAGCAAAAGTGGATGCTTTGGACAAGAATAAGAATACTGCACTTCATTATGCAGCTGGTTATGGAAGGAAAGACTGTGTGGCCCTTTTACTTGAGAACGGTGCTGCTGT CACACTCCAAAACATGGATGGCAAGACTGCTATAGATGTAGCCAAGCTCAACAACCAGCATGAGGTGCTTAAGTTACTGGAGAAGGATGCTTTCCTGTGA